GCTCAGTACTACCTTcgtttcatttcatattattagtcgttttgattttttttctaagttaaacTTCTATAgctttgattaagtttatagaaaaataaggcAATATTCTCAACATAAAACGAAGAAACTGTGAAAATATAACCAATGTTAgacttaataaaattaatttggttcTATaaagatttttatatttttatataaaaaaatcaaagcaccttataatatgaaacagatggaCTAGTATCTTGCAACACCTTTTCGTTAGAGCTAAGCTCCATGCTATTTGTTTGAACGTACAAGAGAACAACACTCACATCTTCTGATGAGGTAATCCATTATTGCCCCTCCACAGTTGCATACAGTCGTTTTCCTATACTTGATACAATGGATCATGGTTCAAGAAGGCGCTAGGCGCTAGTTGGGCGGATAGGGGGCGCCTAGCGCCTAATTGGCGCCTAGGCCCCGCCTAGGCGGCGCCTAGCGGGCGCCTAGGTCGggtcaaatagttaaattcaagAAATTAGTAGGCATATTGCATAGAAATTAGACTATATAACACTAAAATAGCAATAAAACACTACCTAAGTAATTTAACCGCCTAATGCACCATTGAATGCCTAATCGCGGCGGCTACCCGGCGCCTAGCGCCTAATGGGCGCCTAGGCGGCGCCTAGGGCCGATTTTTAGAACACTGCAATGGATATACTGTGTTGCCTATCGAAACCTTATTTGGTGCCTTCTCTATCTACCACACAAACGTGGCTCCGCGTAGCCATGGCATGACGTACTGCTATTGAAATATGCTGCTCACAGAGTCATCGCGATGAGCATGCCAGATTATTTCTGCTACAAGGTTCGGCATTGATGAGAGAACTGTGTGTAGAGGAAAGCATTTGTGCTCTAGTAGCAGAATGGAGTTTATCACAATAATTTCCTCAAGCGAaaggcatgtagcctagtgatTGTAGTGATCTGAATAGCACCCTAATGTTCTGAGTTTAAATCTTCAtatgagcgaatttcagattgggttgtttgagACACAAGAATTCGAAAGGACCATAACTGTTGAAAGTGATGTAAGTAGCAACACATCCTGCTATCTTTTTGAAGTCAAATTACTGTGCAGTACCAAATAAAAAGATATTGTGCATGTGCGTTTGAACATGTGCGTTCCTGAATTAAAACAAAGCTAATAACTAAATGAACTCACCAAGAACGCAAGAACTAGATCCACACTCAACTAGATCAAAAGCAAACACCATCTCTCCCACTTACTAGCACTAAGTAGTTGTGTTGATGTGCTCAAGTGGAATATAGTATAATTATTACTCTACCATGTTATTTTTAGGTTcactttgatttgtaggaaaaaccTAGGAATCTTGGAGAATTTTAATCTTATGTGAAAAATTCATAGGAAGACCTTTGAAAAAATGGTTGAATCCTATCCTTTCAAAATCCTCTAATTTGCAATCATGTATTCCATACCCATCcaaatcatgtgtttttcctatttctctatttttttttcaattctgaGTTCCAAAGAAGCCCTTATCTTGATCAAACGTATAGCCAAACATGCCTTGGGGCTCCTTTGATGAATCGTGGGATTCAAAAAaaggaggaataggaaaacatAGAATTTTGACAGGCAAAATAAAAGATTGCAGAACATAGGAAAATACATGAATAGACATTTGTTAAGACTACTAGAAAAACGCTAGAATTTGAGGAGAAATAAATattcatagaaaattttccaTGAAGTTGGAGTGTTGGACCTCATGATAAAATTTCTCCAAAGCTTTCAGAGGTCAAGGCATTCCTTACGAGTTTCTtattcaatctttttttttcaaagaaccaTACAGGAAATCCTAAAAAAATTCCTATTGTTTTTCCTTTAAATCAAAGAACCTTTAGTTTGCCAGATGGTCTTGCAAGAATGGCACATCATACTACATGGTTCCTTCCAACAAGTCAACTGCTCCAATATTTTCACATAGATGTTACAATAAATTTACTGCCAAACATGAAGGCAGCATGAGTGCTATAATCCAAGTAAAAACCGGCCTGGATTTCACAAAACTGTATAGTCCAGACCAGGTCAAAAACACAAATTGTTTGTCTTTTTGTTAAGTTCAAAAAGTCAAAGTGAATTTTGATTTATTACAAGATTTGTCTAGGTTTAATCGATTTTTATTGGTATATCAACGGCTTATGCAAAATCCGAAGATATTGCTCATGAGCGGTTTTTAATCTAGTATTCGGATTGTGAACCCTAGCTACAGGGCATAGATAGCCTCTGCCCCCTTCCCGTTTTAACAAAGCTTGGGTGGCCAAATCACCCAGAACTTAGTCTTTTTTCTAACTTGTTACTCAAGAAGAGATGTCCCAACTTGCCAGGAATCCAAGATGCACCTATGTGGGTAGGCCGGCCACTGGGTATCAATTACCCATACTCGTACTATTTAGGAGGGTTGTGGATAAAGATGAATTACTCATTTGAATTTTGGTGTTGAGAGGGTAATACATTTTTACTCATTTCATCCATACCAATTAGATGGGTATAAAACAATAAAACATCATACCCAACATTTTTTAACCCATCTTCACATTGAGAAAAGTTGTCAAATTCAACTAGATTTTTTTAGATTGGAGATGATTTATTATAAAGAAGAGCAACTATGTGCAAATTATAAGTCATTTATGCATGTCGGACCAACATGTATCATTTTTCTTATCCACTAAATTAGATGGCAACAGATCTATACCACCGGATTTTCTTACCCCATACCCACCCCCATGATCTGCTCGCAGGTGCAAAATTCTCCCCATACCCACACCCGTGCAGGTAATGGATACCCATTAGGTACTCATACCCACTACACTAACTTAGAGCACTTGTAATTTTGCACAATAATCAAACAATTACGATGGCAACAATCAATATTATATTATGTAACCTTGATTTTAACATTAACATTCGAAAGCAAGTAAACAAACCATACCAAAATTAGACCATATATGACTAGTAAACAAATCGTGCTAGAATTAAACCATATGTTAACATTTAAAATGAAGTAAACATCATGTTACGCATACGGGCTCTTTTTACCCATGGATTAATGGGTACAGGTGGTTAAAGAATAAACCCATACCCACCTACTCGACGGATAAGGATTTTTGTCCAATAATAAACTCATAGGAACAAGAATTAGACCGTATGTGACTAATAATAAGATAAAAACCTATCGGGTCTTGGATTATGGGGTTCCTTTGCTATCTGGCCATACCCATAGGATCATACCCATTctatggccttgtttagatcctcTGGGCTATTAAATATCCCTctggaatcttgctatttagaagtattaaacgtagattaacgACAAAAtcgattccataacccctaggctattttgctaGACGAATCTAAttatgtatattaatccatgattagcggctaattactgtagcatcactgtaacaaatcatggattaatatacctcgttagatttgtctcgcaaaatagcctaggggttatggaatgggttttgtcagtaatctacgtttaatactcctaaatagcaagattccggagggctatttaatagctctccggatccaaacagggcctatatAGAAATTAAAGTGTGGAATTGCAAACCTCCCTAGTGGCAGTGGACACGTAGGTGCATGGGTATGGCTGTAGCGTGTGTTTGACTTGTACtcgggaaaagaaagaaagaaaacaaaaacaattttcatctaatttatttataaaaaaaatgaaaaagggaaTTGCAAACTTGCAAACGGACAAGCAACTCGATGAAATTGCACGCTCACCGGCTTAATTTCTTTACTCAAGAGGCCAAAGCATCCATACCAGTACTACCAGTCTGTTGTGAGTTAATGGCATTGTACCACCACTCTACTACTTTGCCGATAAATAGCAGGGATCATCTATGCCATGTCAAGGAAGGGAGATGATTCATAAAACTCTAGGAGACGAAAGAAATGAAAGTAAGATCTAGTAATCAAGGAAATTAATCATCGGCTGAAGAGTAGCAAGGTTCAGTAGGAAAGAGAGGCACGAGGAATTCAACTTGTAGCTGAGGGCAATTGTTTCCAGAATTCAGGTTGATCATCGTCCAGAAAGCAGAGGTACAAAGTATTATATGAAGGAGAGGCGTTTTAACTTATAGCTAAGGGTGGTGGCTTCCGGAACACCAACTTATAGTTGAGCTTCTGAGGCAAGGATGACGACGCCTCCATAGGTAGGAGCATCAGATGCCTCCTTGGTTGTAGGTAAGAGCGTCATATGTCCCCTTGGTTGATTGTAGCCAGGAAGAGCGTCAGATGCCTCCTTGGTTAAGGGGAGAGAATGTGTCTCAGATGTAGATATGGAACTCTAGAACAAACGGGATTCTTACTATACTAAAAGTTTTAGCATAGTAAAATTGCCTCATGAGtaattgtaaaattcataattacCAGAAGCAAATACAAGTTTGGAGTCACAAAAGGCAGTTTCAACATAAAACTGGCAACACTTCTTCGTCAGAGCTAAGCATCATTTGCATTACTTCCAATATATCAGTGAACAGCACAAATCTTTTCCTTGTCCCTCAACAGTTGCTAAAGGATGAAAGAACTGCACGAGACTGATTCTCTTATACTTGATACAATGGATATCCTGCGTCGAGTTAACAGGAAAACACTATTTAGTGGGTGCAAGAACAAAATTGATCACACGATACATGTGTGATGCCTACACGGCACTACAACCTTATTTAGTCTTGTCACCAAAATTGATTCCTACGCAGATGGGCACAACCATCAGGTGCCTTCTCCACACCACACAAATGTGGCATCGCGGTAGCCATAGCATCCGCCGCTATTGAAATATGCTGCTCACAGAGCCATCGCGATGAACATGCCAGATTGTTTCTGCCACAAGGTTCGCCATTGAGAGCACTGTCAACTGGGGGAAGCATTTGTGCTCTGGCAGCAGAATGGAGTTTGTCACAATAACTTCCTCAAAGATGCCTCCAGAGAGCCTTTCAATCGCAGGAGGGCTGCAAAGACAGTGCTAGTGGGAAAAAGTAGGTGTGGTAAACGACTTACTTTTATGCCTACAAAATAGTGCAGGAATACAAAAGGACAACAATTTTTGCAAATGAAGTAAGTGGCAACACATCCTGCTATTATTTTGAAGTCAAATTACTGTGCGGTACCATGTAAAAAGACATCATGCATGTTGATGCTAATAAAATTCAAGACTTCAATTGAGGACTTGAGGTCCCTTCCTAAATCAAAATAGCCAGAAAAACATATGCTGATATGTGTGGCACAGATTCATGACTACTAATGAAATAGAGTCAACAAGAACCAGATCCGCACTCAACTAGATTAAAGCCAACCTCTTTTCCAGACTCCCACTTACTAGCACTAAGTGATTGGTGTGCTCAAGTGGAATCTAGTAAAATTATTGCTCTACCCTGTCATTTTTATATTGATCAAACATAAAGCCAATCTGCCTAATCATGCCATAACATGGTTCCTTCGCAACAAGCCAATGAATCAATACTATTACATGGATCATGGATGTTACAATAAACCAACTGCCAAACCTGAAGACAGCATGTGTGCTACAAGCATAGACAGCCTCTGCTCCCTCCTGTTTTAACAAAGCAGCTGCACTAGTAATTGTTCCTGGGAtgtattaaaagaaaaaaatgagatTAATAATTGAACGAGCGCACTACAAAATATGCAGAATCTTACCATTATGAAAAGATGCTAACCTGCTGTGTCTATCATATCATCAACCATGATGGCGACCTTACCCTTCACATCACCAATTAAGTGCATGACCTGCAGATGGCCAGCAATAGGAAATTCCAGATTACTATTTAGCAGCCTCATACATCTAAGTTGTGAACCATGAATTGCAAGTAGTTGCCCAAAAATCATGGCAAAATCAATAAGAGGATGGCTGGGTTCAGTAAAGCATCTAACTGTATTAATTAATTGTCGGGTAATCAGAAAAGTTGCTTTTTATCCTACTTTCAGCCTATGCAGCAGAGATGAAATGTGTAGGTGTAACTTCAAAATTGGAGTAGATCAAATTCAAGGAAACTTGTTCCAACCTCTGACATGTTGTGACCCTGTCTTCTCTTATCAACGATAGCTAAAGGGGCATCAGATAATTTCTTAGCAAATGCACGTGCTCTGACAACACCACCCACATCAGGAGAAACCACCACAAGATCCTTAGATATTGTCTTACTGGCAAGGTAATCCAGAATCACAGGCTACATATAACAAAGATTCAATCGTTACTTTGCTGCCAACTCAGATCCAGCTAAGAAAATTGCGTACAACTGAAAACAGCATTTAGGTAATAAAAGGAACATATCTTGGTCTGTTAAGAGTACCTGTCCATGTATATGATCCACAGGAATATCGAAGTATCCCAATGCTTGAGTGGAATGAATATCACATACAATTACACGATCACTCCCAGCTTCTGTAAGTAAATTAGCAGAAAGTTTGGCAGTAATGGCCTCACGTCCTTGAGCCTACACTACAAAAGAATCAACTTAGTTCATGAAAACAAAAGTGCATTCACATGAGGGAGAAACAGTGGTCATGAAACATTGCAAATAGTGTTCAACAGATTCAGCCAACATAATAAAGCAAAAGGAATTGCTAATGTTTGGAAGGGAAAATCCATAAGGGGTCCAGCGAGCACATTGCTGAAGCAGAGATAACAGAAAATGGCAGAGAAAAGGTGCTTGTAGCAAGTAAACAGGTAGAAGATATGGTCATATTCTGATTTCTGTAATTATGCTTTTCTTGTCAGGATTTGTAAAAAGCATAATAAACACTATCACCACCAATCTGCGTGCTTAATGGCTTCTGTAGTATCATCTGAACGTTAATTTTGACCCCCTTTAGTACCAGCAGTGTCAGTGTGTAATAAATTTAAGTACACCACAATAGCAAAAATCTTAGACAAGGAAAAGGGTTACATCCACTAGAAATGGGACAGTAACAAATTAGCTACCACGATAAGGGAAGAAGATATCCAGTAAAAATGAAATTGCATGATGATCAGTACAAACACACTTGGCATACCGCAACAGCCATCAATTAAGAGTTTATACATACCTTTCTGTCAGCTCTGGCATACCCAAAGTATGGAATGACAACAGTAATAGACCTCGCCGACGCCCGCCGACATGCGTCGATCATGACAAAAAGCTCCATAAGGTTTTCATTAACAGGGGAGCAGGTGGGCTGCACCAAGAACACATCGCAACCCCTCACACTCTCCTGCAGCTGCACGTAGATTTCCCCATCGGCAAAACGCTTGATGAGGACCTTACCCAGGTCTACACCCAAGTAAGAAGCAATTTCCTGCAAAacgaaacaaaaaaacaaaaacaaaattttcagaaCTAAGGTCCAAAAAGGTCGCCTTCATATCCATCGTGGATAACACACATACCAATCCATAGCACAAAAGGTGCAGCCGAGCCAAACTCAAATACAATTATGCAATTATCAAATTATCCCAGCCAATCGCATACAAAACAAGAGACCGTACAAAGCTGTACTCCCTTATAAAATTGGagatgaaacaaaaaaaaactctggTTCATGAATTTTACTAGGAGTATGTAACAGTAACAGGGGCAAAAAGCAACCTGCGCGAGGGGGCGATTGGCCGTGCCGGAGAAGATCTTCAACCTGGAATCCCGCCCATCGGTGCGCAGCGCGGCGAGCCTCGCCTCCTGCGCGGGCGCCCGCGGCGTCCACACCGCGGGGGGCGCGCTCCTCGGCTCCGCCACCCCCATCCTCTTCTTcgtcttcccttcctcctccaccaccaccctcacCTGCTCGCTCCCCATCACGCACCTCTACGcacacacaaaaacaaaaaccaaaaatCACAAACCGCGCCCTCGCGCGCCAATCGACATCGAATCACCCCGCTCACTCACCGGCGTGCGGGCGCGGAGAGacgccgcgggggaggagaggcggcgggaggagacgaacggggaggaggagagcgccgccgccttggccgccatggggggaggaggaggaggtgggattAGGGTTTTTGCGGGAGGGTGAGGGTTTGTGGGCGTTGGAGCTCgcggggaagggaaggggaggagaggaggtgggtgaTGGTGGCGATGGCGCCGTCGAGGTGTTGCCCGTTTTGGGGCGGCTTTTATCGATGGGTGGGTTGATTGATTCCCTTTTCTGAGGTTATGTACTGTACTGAGGTTGGGGGCGGCCGTGATTTGTCTGGTCTAATTTTGGCACTGTTTGAAAATGAACAAATGCACGATTTGAAATTTTGGGTGCCAAATATAAACGTAAAATTGTGTCGAAAATGGAAAAGGACGAGATTTGGGAATTTGGGTGTTAAATATAAGCGTATAAATTTGTGTCGAACATAGAAATGAACGCAAAATAACTTCTCGAAAATGGGATGAAACGCAGATGAGTTGTTGGAGAGGTGGTGCCGTGGTGGGAATGAGATAGCTCCAGCCTAAACACAGGATTGAATGAAAGATAGGAAGGCAGAAAACATAGGGAATTTTTTGGGTAGCATTAATTCCTTGCAGATATATAGAATTTCTGCTTTTTCTTATCGCTCGCTTTTTTCACTTGTGTCCTTGAGTTTGCAGGATTTTTCTTAACTGTTCAAGCTTGCcatatcattttcttttttactccctccttccaaaaacaCCAACTTTTTAAAAACTCCTTCTCTACCACGTacaataagggtgtgtttacttcatactaaaattgaaagtttgattgaaattgaaacgatgtgatggaaaagttaaaagtttatgtgtgtagaaaagtttggatgtgatgaaaaagttagaagtttgaagaaaaagttgggaacttaATCAAGCCTAATTCTAAACATGTGTCAGAGGAATAGTGGTACTCTCTCTgtccaaaaaaacaaatataaagctaagtactaggttggtttttttataggacggagggagtaggttatACTGTGCACGTGGTTCGTGCAAGGCTGTCTACCATACGATCACCCAACGAGAAGCTGTCTACATTCAGAAAAACACGACAAACTCAGGTGGGTAACTGCATAATACGCGTAGTGCTGACTTTTCGCGGCTGCTTTGCATTGCAACGCCTGCGGTCCACCgcgtccacctccaccaccgccgaaaGCCACCGTTGTCGCTATAGCACGTGGACCCCACACCCCCCGccacgtgtggggcccacgtggcagccccTCGTGACGGCCGTACAGTACGGGCCTTCCAGCTTCCAGCTTTCTAGGCGGCTTGGATGAACCGATGAAACGCCAGCGCCGCCTGCGTCCGTCTCGCGACTCACACGTGCCCAAGGAAAGGGTAAAACCgcacgagccaaaaaaaaaaagaaaagaaaaggaaagaatatAAAAAGATCGAGCAATGCAGCACGAAATGGAAGAGAAGGACGGAACGTTCTCCTGCTAAATGCTAATgacccacttttttttttgtttatcccgtctgcttttttttcttctcttccacttcgttaacctttttttttcttttagcagCAGACATTGACACATTGTTACGTGTCTTAGTTTGAAACCTCTCTTTTTTGCCTCGCTTTGTTTCCGTGGTCGGCGTGAGAATCGCTAGAATCACAATTAACTCATTCAATTGTGCATGTCATCTACAGTAACTATTAGATGCCGCTCCATCCAAAAACAATCATTTCTGTCTGTAAATCTAGATGTTTTATGTTCAGATTCAGAGATAAAAGTGttaggacggatgtagtactTAATAATTGTGGCGCGTATTAGCAAATACTCTCTCTATCCcaatttaattattatatttaaaaatagcgTTGGGACCATATGGTAAGAAAGCATCCTTTCTTCTAAATTACTGGTACCTTTTTCAGTATATTGCAATAACTAATGAAAAAATGCACGTCCagtaaaaataaattcaatagagtCGACCATTAATGTGAATGGAGTTAGAGTGGAAACACCACCCAGCAACCCCGGGCACACGCCTGGGCTCATCGCCAAACACATAATAGAAATTTGTTTACTCCTATTTCTGTTTCGAAACCATctaaattttgttttctttccttCAGTAAGTCCAAACGATCAGAAATTGCGCCATATATCGATCAAAATTATAGTTTATATTCCTACTATTTGTTTAATAAGATTTCAACATTTAGCCAATTTATTTGTTCCAATATCCTGTGTTTTGTTTTTCCTACATTGTTTCGAGGGTACAAATTCTCTATTTTAcgtgttttatttatttatttattttgtcatttatattttaagataatagaATGAAACATCCCGGCCTGTGCTCAAAAGAGTTACAGCTAATTATTACAATCTAGCACTCTAGAAAAAGTGTAATCCCAATTAAATAGAACACACCAACcaaaatagataaaaaaaaacaaagcaaaccaagataaggagaacacatttatttaagactatttgtgaatctccatccatagttggcaaaaagttgcataaccatcgTCTCCAGCTTACGACATGCAACTTTTAAAAACTCTCCATATTCATCACACCTTTGTAACTGTGCCCAAAACCAGAGCTAATATGTTGTTCTGAAAATTACttgcatatatgaaatagatggtgatttgtcaaaaaccatatcattcatACTCAACCACGGAGCCCAACAAATGGCAGAGGCTCCTACAAGAATCAGTTTACTCTTTCTCTTGTCAACCCCAAAAGCCAaccataaaaaatatgagatatgctaACAGGAAGATTAAGACCAAAAGAGAAGTGAACTGCTCTCCATATGAACATTGCATAATGACAATCCATGAAGATGTGTTGAATAGTCTCATTCTTCATACAGAAACAATATTTTAAACTACCATTCCAATTCTTTCTCGCCAAATTGTCCTTGGTTAACACAACCTTTAAGCAAGTACCATATAAATatcttaatcttaagtggcATCT
The Oryza sativa Japonica Group chromosome 6, ASM3414082v1 DNA segment above includes these coding regions:
- the LOC4341535 gene encoding ribose-phosphate pyrophosphokinase 2, chloroplastic isoform 1 (isoform 1 is encoded by transcript variant 1), translating into MAAKAAALSSSPFVSSRRLSSPAASLRARTPRCVMGSEQVRVVVEEEGKTKKRMGVAEPRSAPPAVWTPRAPAQEARLAALRTDGRDSRLKIFSGTANRPLAQEIASYLGVDLGKVLIKRFADGEIYVQLQESVRGCDVFLVQPTCSPVNENLMELFVMIDACRRASARSITVVIPYFGYARADRKAQGREAITAKLSANLLTEAGSDRVIVCDIHSTQALGYFDIPVDHIHGQPVILDYLASKTISKDLVVVSPDVGGVVRARAFAKKLSDAPLAIVDKRRQGHNMSEVMHLIGDVKGKVAIMVDDMIDTAGTITSAAALLKQEGAEAVYACSTHAVFSPPAIERLSGGIFEEVIVTNSILLPEHKCFPQLTVLSMANLVAETIWHVHRDGSVSSIFQ
- the LOC4341535 gene encoding ribose-phosphate pyrophosphokinase 2, chloroplastic isoform X1 — encoded protein: MAAKAAALSSSPFVSSRRLSSPAASLRARTPRCVMGSEQVRVVVEEEGKTKKRMGVAEPRSAPPAVWTPRAPAQEARLAALRTDGRDSRLKIFSGTANRPLAQEIASYLGVDLGKVLIKRFADGEIYVQLQESVRGCDVFLVQPTCSPVNENLMELFVMIDACRRASARSITVVIPYFGYARADRKAQGREAITAKLSANLLTEAGSDRVIVCDIHSTQALGYFDIPVDHIHGQPVILDYLASKTISKDLVVVSPDVGGVVRARAFAKKLSDAPLAIVDKRRQGHNMSEVMHLIGDVKGKVAIMVDDMIDTAGTITSAAALLKQEGAEAVYACSTHAVFSTVFAALLRLKGSLEASLRKLL
- the LOC4341535 gene encoding ribose-phosphate pyrophosphokinase 2, chloroplastic isoform 2 (isoform 2 is encoded by transcript variant 2), coding for MAAKAAALSSSPFVSSRRLSSPAASLRARTPRCVMGSEQVRVVVEEEGKTKKRMGVAEPRSAPPAVWTPRAPAQEARLAALRTDGRDSRLKIFSGTANRPLAQEIASYLGVDLGKVLIKRFADGEIYVQLQESVRGCDVFLVQPTCSPVNENLMELFVMIDACRRASARSITVVIPYFGYARADRKAQGREAITAKLSANLLTEAGSDRVIVCDIHSTQALGYFDIPVDHIHGQPVILDYLASKTISKDLVVVSPDVGGVVRARAFAKKLSDAPLAIVDKRRQGHNMSEVMHLIGDVKGKVAIMVDDMIDTAGTITSAAALLKQEGAEAVYACSTHAVFRFGSWFIVTSMIHVIVLIHWLVAKEPCYGMIRQIGFMFDQYKNDRVEQ